A DNA window from bacterium contains the following coding sequences:
- a CDS encoding PDZ domain-containing protein has translation MKATEPAEQGGGSFRVYFGSIPDYAQPDSLIGVLLSGTKEGGPAALAGIKGGDLLVRMGKVTLNNIYDFVFALRTYAPGDTVDVEYVREGKHELANVVLKTPPMKH, from the coding sequence GTGAAGGCGACCGAACCCGCGGAGCAAGGCGGCGGCAGCTTCCGCGTCTATTTCGGCTCGATTCCCGATTACGCGCAGCCGGATTCGCTCATCGGTGTGCTGCTCTCCGGCACGAAAGAGGGCGGTCCCGCTGCGCTCGCGGGTATCAAAGGCGGCGACCTGCTCGTGCGTATGGGCAAGGTGACCTTGAACAATATCTACGATTTCGTCTTTGCGCTGCGCACCTACGCGCCGGGCGACACGGTGGATGTGGAATACGTGCGCGAGGGCAAGCATGAACTGGCCAATGTCGTGCTGAAGACGCCGCCGATGAAGCATTAG
- a CDS encoding glycosyltransferase family 9 protein has translation MRALRRERYDLAIDFFANPRSAQFVFLSGAKVRAGLRRRGRTWAYTHHFEEEPHDRDAYAVDLRLDMLRLLGIPAHTRALEIFCDQGDAAARARVNKLVDAQTGVLVAVAAGGANPAKRYPADLTAQVIELLRASHLEVILTSGPGEAEFAQRILKYLPRPVPHFADARVPDLAALYRHCALYIGPDSSPKHIAVACGLPTVTIFGPGNPQNWNDPQNERNVLLAAPCAMRPHCVELDCAKLGHIAKIQPREILAATLKLLLE, from the coding sequence ATGCGTGCCTTGCGGCGTGAACGCTACGATCTGGCGATTGACTTCTTTGCGAACCCGCGCAGTGCACAGTTTGTCTTTCTGTCGGGCGCGAAAGTCCGCGCCGGTTTGCGCCGACGAGGCCGCACGTGGGCTTACACACATCACTTTGAAGAAGAGCCTCACGATCGCGACGCGTATGCCGTGGACCTGCGGCTCGATATGCTGCGGCTGCTGGGTATTCCCGCGCATACGCGAGCGCTGGAAATTTTCTGCGATCAAGGCGACGCTGCCGCGCGCGCCCGCGTCAACAAACTTGTGGATGCCCAGACGGGCGTGCTCGTGGCCGTCGCCGCAGGCGGCGCCAATCCCGCGAAACGCTACCCGGCCGATCTAACGGCGCAGGTCATCGAGCTATTGCGCGCTTCCCATCTGGAGGTGATTCTCACGAGCGGTCCGGGTGAAGCGGAATTCGCGCAGCGCATTCTGAAATACTTGCCCCGCCCTGTGCCGCATTTCGCTGATGCCCGTGTTCCCGATTTGGCGGCGCTCTATCGTCATTGCGCACTCTACATTGGACCCGATTCGAGCCCGAAGCACATTGCGGTCGCGTGCGGCTTACCGACGGTTACAATCTTCGGTCCCGGAAATCCCCAGAATTGGAACGATCCGCAGAATGAGCGCAACGTCCTGCTGGCCGCGCCCTGCGCGATGCGGCCGCACTGCGTCGAACTCGACTGCGCAAAACTCGGACATATCGCCAAAATTCAGCCGCGTGAGATCTTGGCCGCGACGTTGAAGCTGCTGTTGGAATAG
- a CDS encoding metallophosphoesterase, with amino-acid sequence MNEQRERMAGAALFLVLIGAGWAPYLVATMRAGFYDAPAVLFGGLCGIVAAAFTYDAAERMLGAGRGVYASAVLATFIPTAIVISEPPLMSYASLLFVTSAALWMAARATESNVREALALIGLLSGVVLAVFGVWPPAMLPLLALFVLRARVRVSMQAILATLSLALLGIVAEKFIALPSLFEKQPDVAVVPWEAALLMAPWAGFAVCTAAVGARWYRYVLISLVLLAVLHGKVGGEWLALLGVAGPFAAIAIAAFVLKWFEHESENRWKEARWMALIAMALLLVPPLARIAHWEQMTTNRNWAMACVAVATALVVGMIKDNRRWLFGVHALAGMFIGSLWWYFWPQEELYVDDDVRSVLPLDIVPWFFVAFALVRITVRVLYGRRMPRSLRKPVAEHSFEPVMFRRFDELGRAEWSGAPVAVNLPDTDSVDFAIFGDTAGSEFPFSSRRSGYAALRALMARLIERKPRFVVSTGDLATQATHLAYRRLRKTLGHLPLPFITTPGNHDLVERRIVQAQYFRALFGSDHGDITVGPARLILINNAWGSLSDAQLDWVETTLARPTEAAFTLVFCHKPIFDPRSDAYYGMEHRPHAEWLHERFARAQISAVFSGHIHSLLHTERDGVNYVISGGGGSKLKNTDDRHHYLWCRVAPDHMRITAHDVAADAVLFELTLTPRR; translated from the coding sequence ATGAACGAACAGCGTGAGCGAATGGCCGGCGCGGCGCTGTTTCTCGTGCTCATCGGGGCGGGTTGGGCGCCCTATCTCGTCGCGACAATGCGCGCGGGTTTTTACGATGCGCCGGCGGTTCTGTTCGGCGGTTTGTGCGGCATCGTCGCGGCGGCGTTTACGTACGACGCGGCGGAACGGATGCTTGGCGCGGGCCGCGGCGTTTACGCCAGTGCCGTTTTGGCGACGTTCATACCGACTGCGATTGTCATCAGCGAGCCGCCGCTGATGTCCTACGCGAGTCTGCTCTTTGTCACGTCAGCGGCGTTGTGGATGGCGGCGCGCGCCACCGAGAGCAATGTGCGCGAAGCGCTGGCCCTTATCGGGCTGCTGTCAGGTGTCGTACTCGCAGTCTTTGGTGTATGGCCGCCCGCCATGCTGCCGCTGTTAGCGCTATTCGTTTTGCGTGCGCGGGTGCGTGTGAGCATGCAGGCGATCTTGGCGACTTTGAGTCTGGCCCTGCTCGGCATTGTGGCGGAGAAATTCATCGCGCTGCCTTCGTTGTTTGAGAAACAGCCTGACGTGGCCGTCGTGCCGTGGGAAGCGGCGTTGCTGATGGCGCCATGGGCCGGATTTGCTGTTTGCACTGCTGCGGTCGGTGCGCGGTGGTATCGGTATGTGCTGATTTCTCTGGTGCTGTTGGCCGTCCTGCATGGAAAGGTCGGCGGCGAGTGGTTGGCGCTGCTTGGCGTCGCTGGACCATTTGCGGCAATCGCCATTGCCGCGTTTGTGCTCAAGTGGTTTGAACACGAAAGCGAAAACCGCTGGAAAGAAGCGCGCTGGATGGCGCTGATCGCGATGGCTTTGCTGCTTGTTCCGCCGCTGGCCCGAATCGCGCACTGGGAGCAGATGACGACCAATCGCAACTGGGCGATGGCGTGCGTCGCGGTGGCGACGGCCTTGGTAGTCGGCATGATCAAGGACAATCGGCGCTGGCTCTTCGGGGTTCATGCCCTGGCGGGCATGTTCATCGGTTCCTTGTGGTGGTATTTCTGGCCGCAGGAAGAACTCTACGTGGATGATGATGTTCGATCGGTACTTCCGCTCGATATCGTCCCGTGGTTCTTTGTGGCCTTTGCATTGGTGCGGATTACCGTACGCGTGCTCTATGGCCGACGGATGCCGCGCTCACTGCGTAAACCGGTCGCCGAGCATTCGTTCGAGCCGGTCATGTTCCGCCGCTTCGATGAACTTGGCCGCGCCGAGTGGAGTGGCGCGCCCGTGGCGGTCAATCTGCCGGATACGGACAGCGTCGACTTCGCCATCTTTGGTGACACGGCCGGATCGGAGTTTCCCTTTTCGTCGCGCCGCTCCGGCTACGCGGCGTTGCGTGCGTTAATGGCGCGACTAATCGAGCGTAAGCCGCGTTTTGTCGTGTCCACGGGAGACTTGGCCACGCAGGCCACGCATCTCGCCTACCGTCGCTTGCGTAAAACGCTGGGACATCTTCCCCTTCCGTTTATCACCACACCGGGGAATCATGATCTGGTTGAGCGCCGCATTGTGCAGGCGCAGTATTTTCGCGCGCTATTCGGGAGTGACCATGGCGACATCACGGTCGGCCCGGCGCGGTTGATATTGATCAATAACGCGTGGGGCAGTCTGAGCGACGCACAACTTGACTGGGTGGAGACGACGCTGGCCCGACCGACTGAGGCCGCGTTCACCCTCGTGTTTTGTCACAAGCCGATCTTTGATCCGCGCAGCGACGCCTACTACGGCATGGAGCACCGGCCGCACGCGGAGTGGCTGCATGAACGCTTCGCGCGCGCCCAAATCAGCGCGGTCTTCTCGGGTCACATTCACAGCCTGCTGCACACCGAGCGGGACGGAGTGAACTATGTCATCTCCGGCGGAGGCGGCTCGAAACTGAAAAACACGGACGACCGCCACCACTATCTGTGGTGCCGCGTCGCACCGGACCACATGCGGATCACGGCGCACGACGTGGCCGCCGACGCCGTACTATTTGAACTGACGCTAACTCCGCGCAGATGA
- a CDS encoding M20/M25/M40 family metallo-hydrolase, whose translation MKHLTFLCLLCLPLSLFAAPDVAQLRKDVGVLAADALEGRGIGTKGLDSAASYIAQRMAQIGLDPAFDGSYFQPFKMGWGFTLGEKNFLTYKDQTIDTKTGIMPTGFSAKGEVTGKVLFVGYGITAPEFEYDDYAGMDVNGAIVLCMRKEPGEFDSTNKFEGVNATLHSALRTKASNAKQHGAAAMLLVDGPLYADTSEVEELAAPATNEAYIDCGMPVLRITRAAVARLFPEFELDKLQRSIDSNTQPRSLDVVEDSVTLSTDLSREEVDVKNVAGILRGGDNILVVGAHYDHLGYGQSGSLDEKLNVIHNGADDNASGVAGMLETASMLKAQPLNATVLFVAFTAEETGLGGSGHLVKNFPLPFENVRLMLNLDMVGRLNEKNDFTVLSCKSAEELADLVTRAAVGTGLNITCKGDGYGPSDHMNFYLAEKPVLFFFTGAHADYHKSTDDAELVNYDGEAKVVQLAVNVLRELDAPRVR comes from the coding sequence ATGAAACACTTGACTTTCCTTTGTTTGCTCTGTCTTCCCTTGTCGCTCTTCGCCGCGCCGGATGTCGCGCAGTTGCGTAAAGATGTGGGCGTCCTGGCCGCCGACGCGTTGGAAGGACGCGGTATCGGAACTAAGGGGCTGGATAGCGCCGCCAGTTATATCGCGCAGCGCATGGCGCAGATCGGCCTCGATCCCGCGTTTGACGGCAGCTACTTTCAACCGTTCAAGATGGGCTGGGGCTTCACGCTCGGCGAGAAGAACTTCCTGACGTATAAAGACCAGACCATTGACACCAAGACCGGCATTATGCCGACCGGCTTCTCGGCGAAAGGCGAAGTGACGGGCAAGGTGCTCTTTGTCGGCTACGGCATCACCGCGCCCGAATTCGAATATGACGACTATGCCGGCATGGACGTGAACGGCGCCATCGTGCTGTGCATGCGCAAGGAGCCCGGCGAGTTCGATTCGACCAACAAGTTTGAAGGCGTGAACGCCACGCTCCACTCGGCGCTGCGCACTAAGGCCAGCAACGCAAAACAGCACGGCGCGGCGGCCATGCTGCTCGTGGATGGACCGCTCTATGCCGACACCTCCGAAGTCGAAGAGTTGGCAGCGCCCGCGACCAATGAAGCCTATATTGACTGCGGTATGCCCGTGCTGCGTATTACGCGCGCCGCCGTGGCCAGGTTATTTCCCGAGTTTGAGCTCGACAAACTACAGCGTTCGATTGACTCCAACACGCAGCCCCGCAGCCTTGACGTCGTCGAAGACTCCGTCACGTTATCCACCGACCTCTCGCGCGAAGAAGTAGACGTCAAAAACGTCGCCGGTATTCTGCGCGGCGGCGATAACATCCTGGTCGTCGGCGCGCACTACGACCATTTGGGCTACGGTCAAAGCGGAAGCCTCGACGAGAAGCTCAACGTCATTCACAATGGCGCGGACGACAACGCCAGCGGTGTTGCGGGTATGCTGGAAACAGCGAGCATGCTCAAGGCCCAGCCGCTCAACGCAACCGTGCTGTTTGTGGCTTTCACCGCCGAAGAAACCGGATTGGGTGGCAGCGGTCATTTGGTGAAGAACTTCCCCTTGCCGTTCGAAAATGTCCGCCTGATGCTCAATCTTGACATGGTGGGCCGCTTGAATGAAAAGAACGATTTCACAGTTCTCTCGTGCAAGTCAGCCGAAGAGCTCGCCGACCTCGTCACACGCGCCGCAGTGGGAACCGGCCTCAACATCACCTGCAAAGGCGATGGATACGGACCGTCGGATCACATGAATTTCTACCTCGCGGAAAAGCCCGTGCTGTTTTTCTTCACCGGCGCGCATGCGGACTATCATAAGTCCACGGATGACGCCGAGTTGGTAAATTATGACGGTGAAGCGAAGGTCGTGCAACTGGCGGTCAATGTCTTGCGCGAATTAGACGCGCCGCGAGTCCGTTGA
- a CDS encoding PD40 domain-containing protein: protein MSKVTMLGICVLMIASLAVAQTADSLWYEGETHMRNVKQLTFGGENAEAYFSADGKWLVYQATRDSFDCDQIFTYNLESGESKLVSTGTGATTCSFFVPGQDELVFCSTHEHGAECPLKPDRSLGYVWGLFEFDVYKCKTDGSGLVRLTNEKGYDAEAAVSPDGKEIVFTSGRDGDLELYKMNIDGSNVTRLTHTVGYDGGPFFSPDGKHIIYRAFHPKTADEFARWQTLWANQAVSPVRLEIWIMDTDGNNQRQVTNLNSASFCPYVHPSGEWVMFTTTYADSMGNRRMPNFDLFRIKPDGSNLERLTYGPTFDGFPMWSYDGKKIVWASNRGKHEKTSETNIFIADWVE, encoded by the coding sequence ATGAGCAAGGTAACCATGCTGGGGATATGCGTCTTGATGATCGCGTCGCTGGCCGTCGCGCAAACCGCCGATTCACTCTGGTACGAAGGCGAAACGCACATGCGGAACGTCAAACAATTGACATTCGGCGGCGAGAACGCCGAAGCCTACTTCTCCGCCGACGGAAAGTGGTTGGTCTATCAGGCGACGCGGGACAGCTTTGACTGCGATCAGATCTTCACATATAATCTCGAATCGGGCGAATCAAAACTGGTCAGCACAGGCACGGGTGCGACAACGTGTTCATTTTTCGTACCGGGCCAGGATGAACTCGTGTTCTGCTCTACGCATGAACACGGCGCGGAATGTCCGCTGAAGCCGGACCGCAGTCTGGGCTACGTGTGGGGTCTGTTTGAGTTTGACGTGTATAAATGCAAAACGGACGGCTCGGGGCTCGTGCGGCTGACCAATGAAAAGGGCTACGATGCCGAGGCCGCGGTCTCGCCCGACGGCAAGGAGATTGTGTTTACGTCGGGCCGCGACGGAGATCTCGAACTCTATAAAATGAACATTGACGGCTCCAACGTCACGCGCCTGACGCATACTGTCGGCTATGACGGCGGACCGTTCTTCTCGCCCGACGGCAAGCATATTATCTATCGCGCCTTTCATCCCAAGACCGCCGACGAATTCGCGCGCTGGCAAACGCTGTGGGCCAATCAGGCTGTGTCGCCCGTCCGCTTGGAAATCTGGATTATGGACACCGACGGCAACAACCAACGGCAGGTCACGAATCTCAACTCGGCGAGCTTCTGTCCGTACGTTCATCCCTCCGGTGAGTGGGTGATGTTTACCACAACCTATGCCGATAGTATGGGCAACCGTCGCATGCCTAACTTCGACCTGTTCCGCATCAAGCCTGACGGGTCAAACCTCGAACGTCTCACCTACGGCCCAACCTTTGACGGCTTCCCCATGTGGTCCTACGACGGCAAGAAAATCGTCTGGGCCAGTAACCGCGGCAAGCACGAAAAAACCAGCGAAACCAACATCTTCATCGCGGATTGGGTGGAGTAG
- a CDS encoding glycosyltransferase family 4 protein, whose protein sequence is MNVLLVNSAAPALWGGGEKWFVEAAEWLRGQGAQVTIVARPASQLLHRAQSKTIATIAFGFGGDFDPLAMLRAKKVVRETGADVVVTNFNKESWQFGIAGKFVGVPVLARHGFTLWTNKPHHRWLAARILTGVVVNAQSIADHYARHNIVPQRLDVVANGVKIAAHKPGRLRAELGLSQDALLLVAAGRLETQKRFDKLLRCAAALRQHLPFTLAIFGVGPHDSELRAQCEVLQIGDLVKWRGFDEELADKVGDADLFLLTSDSEGTPNAALEAMAAGVPVLGFDVGNMAEILNGELSTFLIPAGRDELFVERLHGICANRAALHTVRQAFRERAINEFSFERSMQRYWRILQEITGRS, encoded by the coding sequence GTGAACGTCCTGCTGGTGAATTCCGCCGCGCCCGCATTGTGGGGCGGCGGTGAGAAGTGGTTCGTCGAAGCGGCGGAATGGTTGCGCGGACAAGGTGCGCAGGTGACGATCGTCGCCAGACCAGCCTCGCAATTGCTCCACCGCGCCCAGTCCAAGACTATCGCAACCATTGCCTTTGGTTTCGGCGGAGACTTTGATCCGCTCGCGATGCTGCGTGCGAAGAAAGTCGTGCGCGAGACGGGCGCCGATGTCGTCGTGACGAATTTCAACAAAGAGAGTTGGCAGTTCGGCATCGCCGGGAAATTCGTCGGCGTTCCGGTTCTGGCGCGGCACGGATTCACGCTGTGGACAAACAAGCCGCATCATCGGTGGCTCGCCGCGCGTATCTTGACCGGTGTGGTGGTGAATGCGCAAAGTATAGCCGATCACTACGCGCGGCATAACATCGTCCCGCAACGACTCGACGTAGTGGCCAACGGCGTGAAGATCGCCGCGCACAAGCCGGGACGGCTGCGCGCCGAATTGGGTCTGTCTCAAGATGCACTGCTGCTCGTCGCGGCCGGACGACTGGAAACACAAAAACGCTTTGACAAACTGTTGCGTTGCGCCGCCGCGTTGCGTCAGCACCTACCGTTCACGCTGGCGATCTTCGGCGTGGGCCCGCACGACAGTGAATTGCGCGCACAATGCGAAGTTCTGCAGATCGGCGATCTTGTTAAGTGGCGCGGTTTCGACGAAGAGCTTGCTGACAAAGTTGGTGACGCCGATCTATTCCTGCTGACGTCGGACAGTGAAGGAACACCAAACGCCGCGCTCGAGGCGATGGCCGCGGGCGTGCCCGTGCTCGGGTTTGACGTGGGAAACATGGCCGAGATCCTGAACGGTGAGTTGAGCACGTTTCTCATCCCGGCCGGCCGCGACGAGCTGTTCGTGGAACGATTGCACGGTATCTGCGCGAACCGCGCGGCCTTGCACACGGTACGGCAGGCGTTTCGCGAACGAGCGATTAATGAGTTTAGCTTTGAACGATCCATGCAACGCTATTGGCGTATCTTGCAGGAAATAACGGGACGGTCATGA
- a CDS encoding alpha/beta hydrolase has product MRIRILLLFLSLWISASAAPMSPRELRVYLPPDYDSTAHYPVLYMHDGQNLFDTLATHAFEWRIDESLDSMIRGGLIEPLIVVGIPHGAEFRRAEYVPVDVLDKLDDSVRGEFMQLIAHEPRSREYLDYLIGTVIPSVDSLYATDTTRRYIGGSSTGAIGALAVALTTPARFAGVLCFSTHWTGLFRQNDPIPQAYLNYLAENILAPGVLRFYFDHGDEGLDSLYAPHQSRVDSLFHARGYESTSFRSQSFPLHTHSEQDWARRFPAALQWMLKP; this is encoded by the coding sequence ATGCGCATACGAATTCTACTGCTGTTTCTGAGTCTCTGGATTTCGGCATCTGCCGCGCCGATGTCGCCGCGCGAGCTGCGCGTCTATTTGCCGCCGGACTACGACAGCACGGCGCATTATCCAGTACTCTATATGCATGACGGGCAGAACCTCTTTGACACGCTCGCCACGCACGCCTTTGAATGGCGTATAGACGAATCGCTCGACAGCATGATTCGCGGCGGATTAATCGAGCCGCTCATCGTGGTCGGCATTCCGCACGGCGCGGAGTTTCGTCGCGCTGAGTACGTGCCCGTAGATGTGCTTGACAAGCTTGACGATTCTGTACGTGGCGAGTTCATGCAGTTGATTGCGCACGAACCGCGATCGCGCGAGTATCTCGACTATCTCATCGGTACAGTCATTCCGTCTGTGGACAGCCTCTACGCGACAGACACCACGCGCCGCTATATCGGCGGCTCAAGCACCGGCGCCATCGGCGCTCTGGCGGTCGCGCTTACGACGCCTGCACGCTTTGCTGGCGTCTTGTGCTTCTCGACGCATTGGACCGGACTCTTTCGCCAAAACGACCCAATCCCGCAAGCCTACCTGAACTATCTTGCGGAAAACATACTCGCGCCCGGTGTGCTGCGCTTCTACTTTGATCACGGTGATGAAGGATTGGACAGCCTTTATGCACCCCATCAATCGCGCGTGGATTCACTCTTTCACGCTCGCGGTTATGAGTCAACGTCTTTCCGGTCGCAGAGCTTTCCGCTTCACACTCACAGCGAGCAAGATTGGGCACGACGCTTCCCTGCGGCCCTGCAGTGGATGCTGAAACCATAA